A window of the Natronomonas salina genome harbors these coding sequences:
- the ureC gene encoding urease subunit alpha translates to MTRELSRREYTDLFGATEGDRLRLGDTSLLAEIEQDHGTPGDEAVFGGGKTMRDGMGMQSGTTQAEGALDWVYSNVVVIDPILGIQKGDIGVRNGRIAGIGKAGNPDTMDGVDEELVIGPSTDTIPDDGLIATPGAFDIHVHFNSPQLFDHALASGVTTMFGGGFGGGATTCTPGPKNIQRFLQAADEWPMNVGFYGKGNSSQVDGLREQIEAGACGLKLHEDWGSTPAAIDSCLEYAEEADVQVCIHTDTLNESGFVERTFDAIGERAIHTFHIEGAGGGHAPDVLELIGDEHMLPSSTNPSMPYTTNTFDEHLDMVMVCHHLNPDVPEDVAFAESRIRAETIAAEDVLHDQGAISMMSSDSQAMGRMAEVISRTWQTADKMKKQRGPLPADEGTDADNYRIKRYIAKYTINPAIVAGIDDHIGSLEPGKMADVVLWEPDFFGIKPKYVIKGGFPVYSQMGEANGSLMTCQPIKMRPRAGAMGTAKNALSVSFVSEAAYENGVDDAYGLETPIRPVSGTRSVRKADMVHNDYCPDEIEIDAQTFEVSVDGEHVTCEPADELALAQRYHL, encoded by the coding sequence GTGACCCGAGAACTCTCCCGTCGTGAGTACACGGACCTCTTCGGAGCGACCGAGGGCGATCGGCTCCGCCTCGGTGATACATCTCTCCTGGCCGAGATTGAACAGGACCATGGAACGCCCGGAGATGAGGCCGTCTTCGGGGGCGGGAAGACGATGCGGGACGGCATGGGGATGCAGTCCGGTACGACGCAAGCCGAAGGAGCCTTAGACTGGGTTTATTCGAACGTCGTCGTCATTGATCCGATACTCGGTATTCAGAAGGGGGACATCGGTGTTCGTAACGGCCGCATCGCCGGTATCGGCAAAGCCGGGAACCCCGACACGATGGATGGCGTCGACGAGGAACTAGTTATCGGCCCGAGTACGGACACGATACCAGACGATGGCCTGATCGCCACCCCCGGTGCATTCGATATTCACGTCCACTTCAACAGCCCACAATTATTCGACCACGCGCTGGCCAGTGGCGTAACGACGATGTTCGGCGGTGGGTTTGGGGGCGGCGCCACCACGTGCACACCGGGGCCAAAGAACATACAGCGGTTCCTGCAGGCGGCCGACGAGTGGCCGATGAACGTCGGCTTCTACGGAAAGGGGAACAGCAGTCAGGTCGACGGCCTCCGCGAACAGATTGAGGCAGGCGCCTGTGGACTCAAACTCCACGAGGATTGGGGGTCAACACCAGCAGCGATCGATTCTTGCCTCGAGTACGCCGAGGAAGCTGACGTTCAGGTGTGCATCCACACGGACACGCTCAACGAATCCGGATTCGTCGAACGGACCTTCGACGCTATCGGTGAACGTGCGATACACACCTTCCACATCGAGGGTGCCGGGGGTGGGCATGCTCCGGACGTACTCGAACTCATCGGCGACGAACACATGCTGCCGTCGTCGACGAATCCGTCGATGCCCTACACGACGAATACCTTCGACGAGCACCTCGATATGGTGATGGTCTGCCACCACCTCAACCCGGACGTTCCGGAGGACGTCGCGTTTGCGGAATCCCGCATCAGGGCGGAGACGATCGCCGCTGAAGACGTACTTCATGACCAAGGGGCAATCAGTATGATGTCCTCTGACTCCCAGGCGATGGGTCGGATGGCCGAGGTCATCTCCCGGACGTGGCAGACGGCGGATAAAATGAAGAAACAGCGTGGTCCTCTCCCGGCAGATGAGGGGACTGACGCTGACAATTACCGCATCAAGCGATATATCGCGAAGTACACGATCAACCCAGCGATAGTCGCTGGCATAGATGACCACATCGGCTCGCTCGAACCCGGCAAAATGGCCGACGTCGTGCTCTGGGAGCCGGACTTCTTCGGCATCAAACCGAAATACGTCATCAAAGGCGGCTTCCCGGTATACAGTCAGATGGGTGAAGCCAACGGCTCACTCATGACCTGCCAGCCCATCAAGATGCGTCCGCGTGCAGGTGCGATGGGCACTGCAAAAAACGCTCTGTCAGTGTCGTTCGTCAGCGAAGCGGCATACGAGAACGGTGTCGATGACGCATACGGGCTAGAGACTCCCATTCGACCGGTCAGTGGAACGCGGTCAGTCAGGAAGGCCGACATGGTCCACAACGACTACTGCCCCGACGAAATCGAAATCGACGCTCAGACATTCGAAGTATCGGTCGACGGCGAGCACGTGACCTGCGAACCGGCCGATGAACTCGCACTCGCACAGCGCTACCACCTCTGA
- a CDS encoding urease subunit gamma has product MKLNPKEHERLTIFMAAELARRRKERGIKLNYPETVAYISDWACERAREGMSVAEIRKEATTLLTREDVMDGIPEMVDMVQVEPMFPDGTKLVTIHDPIRADTKEQLEE; this is encoded by the coding sequence ATGAAACTCAATCCGAAAGAACACGAGCGACTGACAATCTTCATGGCGGCGGAACTTGCTCGCCGCCGGAAGGAACGGGGTATCAAGCTAAACTATCCGGAGACCGTCGCGTACATCTCTGACTGGGCATGCGAACGCGCTCGGGAAGGAATGTCGGTCGCAGAGATACGGAAGGAAGCGACGACGCTGTTGACTAGAGAGGACGTCATGGATGGGATTCCAGAGATGGTCGACATGGTTCAGGTCGAACCGATGTTTCCGGATGGGACGAAACTCGTGACGATTCACGATCCGATCCGGGCCGATACAAAGGAGCAACTGGAGGAATAA
- the ureG gene encoding urease accessory protein UreG produces MGHRDVATVGLGGPVGSGKTAMVKRLVPRLDDAGYNVGVIANDIMTQEDADRLRQSFDGVLPPDLVEGVETGACPHTGIREDPSMNLAAIDEFTESYPELDVVLLESGGDNLAATFNPELADYFLFVISVAEGDDIPRKRGPGVTQADLLVINKTDLAPHVDADLEVMQRDAETVRGDDPTCFTDCKAEEGIDDVVTHIEESVLFS; encoded by the coding sequence ATGGGGCACAGAGACGTCGCAACGGTTGGACTCGGCGGTCCCGTCGGATCGGGGAAAACTGCCATGGTGAAACGGCTGGTCCCCCGATTAGATGATGCTGGCTACAACGTGGGCGTTATCGCGAACGATATCATGACCCAGGAGGACGCTGATCGCCTTCGACAATCCTTCGATGGTGTTCTTCCGCCGGACCTCGTCGAAGGCGTCGAAACGGGAGCATGTCCCCATACTGGAATCCGCGAAGACCCCTCGATGAACCTCGCGGCCATCGACGAGTTCACGGAATCGTATCCGGAATTAGATGTCGTCCTGCTCGAAAGTGGTGGCGACAATCTCGCCGCTACCTTCAACCCAGAGTTGGCTGATTACTTCCTCTTCGTCATCAGTGTCGCAGAGGGCGATGACATCCCTCGCAAGCGCGGGCCGGGTGTGACGCAGGCCGATTTACTCGTCATCAACAAGACCGACCTCGCTCCACACGTCGACGCCGACCTCGAGGTGATGCAGCGTGATGCCGAGACGGTTCGCGGTGACGACCCAACTTGCTTCACTGATTGCAAGGCCGAGGAAGGGATCGACGACGTCGTCACCCATATCGAGGAGAGTGTGCTCTTCTCATGA
- a CDS encoding urease accessory protein UreD — protein sequence MMAVPEAFRSYGDERLQQAPAFGHGKDGVFEATLVRETGGETRLLRDYTKVPYHLTGTLDNDPAPGLTTLCLQEPTGGVAQGDRHSINVEARADARAHLTTQSATKVHSMRANYAHLDATLEAGPNAHLEYLPGPTILNEEARCLQTTTVDLAESGSVIVGDLMVPDGLSDHDPFSFDHYHTRLEARHEERLICADAVDLRPSDRQPQDPATVGEYGIIGTLYVLAPSEDVESISDAIYNQLADNESTEAGASELPYGSGVTVRILGHRSADVTNAMTTAWDTARKAILGVGAPADRRY from the coding sequence ATGATGGCCGTCCCTGAAGCGTTCAGGTCGTACGGTGATGAACGCCTTCAGCAAGCACCAGCGTTCGGTCACGGCAAGGACGGTGTTTTTGAAGCTACGCTCGTGCGTGAGACAGGCGGTGAAACGCGACTGCTCCGCGATTACACGAAGGTTCCATACCACCTCACTGGGACACTGGACAACGACCCGGCACCTGGCTTGACTACTCTCTGTCTTCAGGAACCCACCGGAGGGGTGGCGCAGGGCGATCGCCATAGTATCAACGTCGAAGCACGAGCTGATGCCCGAGCCCATCTGACAACCCAGAGTGCGACGAAGGTTCACAGTATGCGGGCGAACTACGCTCATCTCGATGCGACCCTCGAGGCCGGTCCGAACGCACACCTCGAGTACCTCCCCGGGCCAACGATTCTCAACGAGGAGGCTCGGTGCCTCCAGACGACAACGGTCGACCTCGCAGAGTCTGGGTCCGTGATCGTCGGGGATCTCATGGTACCGGACGGACTCTCAGATCACGATCCGTTCTCGTTCGATCATTATCACACCCGGCTCGAAGCACGTCATGAGGAGCGTCTGATATGTGCAGATGCAGTAGACCTTCGACCGAGTGATCGCCAGCCACAGGACCCGGCGACCGTCGGAGAGTACGGGATCATAGGGACACTATACGTCCTGGCACCCTCAGAAGATGTCGAATCGATTTCCGACGCCATATACAATCAGTTGGCCGATAATGAGTCAACGGAAGCCGGAGCATCGGAGCTCCCGTACGGAAGTGGAGTTACTGTGCGTATCCTCGGCCATCGTAGCGCGGACGTGACTAACGCGATGACTACTGCCTGGGATACGGCGCGGAAAGCAATTTTGGGGGTCGGCGCACCTGCCGACCGGAGGTACTGA